In Paralichthys olivaceus isolate ysfri-2021 chromosome 1, ASM2471397v2, whole genome shotgun sequence, the following are encoded in one genomic region:
- the LOC109644487 gene encoding tetraspanin-18B-like — translation MEGDCLSCMKYLMFIFNFFIFLGGSFLLGVGVWVLVDPMGFRDIVAANPLLFTGVYVILAMGSVLFLLGFLGCCGAIRETRCLLLFFFMLILFIFLAELAAAILAFVFREHLTREYFTRELKRHYQGHNNSDVFTSTWNAIMSTFDCCGVSGPEDFEESVFRLLSPSRMVPEACCQRNSFHGDVSVEQCVSGSATFRHNKGCYSATVDYFETFIYIAGALAIVVLTIEIFAMVFAMCLFRGIQ, via the exons ATGGAGGGGGACTGTCTCAGCTGTATGAAGTACCTGATGTTCATCTTCAACTTCTTCATCTTT CTGGGCGGCTCCTTCCTGCTGGGTGTGGGCGTCTGGGTGCTCGTGGACCCGATGGGCTTCAGGGACATCGTGGCGGCCAACCCGCTGTTGTTCACGGGCGTGTACGTCATCCTGGCCATGGGCAGCGTGTTGTTCCTGCTGGGCTTCCTCGGCTGCTGCGGCGCCATCAGAGAGACCAGATGTCTCCTGCTCTTT tTCTTCAtgctcatcctcttcatcttcctggCAGAGCTGGCCGCCGCCATCTTGGCGTTTGTCTTCAGGGAACAC ttaaCCAGAGAGTATTTCACCAGGGAGCTGAAGCGTCACTATCAAGGCCACAACAACAGTGACGTCTTCACGTCCACGTGGAACGCCATCATGTCCACG TTCGACTGCTGTGGCGTCAGCGGCCCCGAGGACTTTGAGGAGAGTGTCTTCAGGCTCCTCAGCCCCAGTCGGATGGTTCCTGAGGCCTGTTGCCAGAGGAACAGTTTCCATGGAGACGTGAGCGTGGAGCAGTGCGTGAGCGGCAGCGCCACCTTCAGACACAACAAG GGCTGTTACTCAGCGACGGTGGATTATTTTGAGACGTTCATCTACATCGCCGGAGCTCTGGCCATCGTGGTGCTGACTATTGAA aTCTTTGCCATGGTGTTTGCGATGTGTTTGTTCAGAGGGATCCAGTGA
- the LOC109645433 gene encoding CD82 antigen-like — MGKGCVKATKYFLFLFNLIFFLFGVVIMGFGLWLLLDNQSFIVVLNNSTAVKVACYILIGVGAFSMLMGFLGCLGAIYEIRCLLGLYFTCLLLILLAQITAGALIYFQKDGLNEEMSKIVSRVLDNYPGTNSSTEQAWDFIQRNMECCGWSSHLDWNGNMVIVNSSQLLFPCSCQNISLAAGNFSDSGFCEAQTPDWPVYDVGCSASVESWLLTNIGVVLGICLGVALIELLGMILSMCLCRSVHKEDYTKVPKY; from the exons ATGGGAAAAGGCTGCGTGAAGGCGACCAAGTACTTCCTGTTCCTCTTCAACCTCATCTTCTTC TTGTTCGGGGTCGTCATCATGGGCTTCGGACTGTGGCTGCTTCTGGACAATCAGAGCTTCATCGTCGTCCTCA ATAACTCCACAGCTGTTAAAGTGGCCTGTTACATCCTGATCGGAGTCGGAGCGTTCTCCATGCTCATGGGATTCCTCGGCTGCTTGGGGGCCATTTATGAGATCCGCTGTCTGCTCGGCCTG tacTTCACCTGCCTCCTGCTGATCCTTCTGGCTCAGATCACCGCCGGCGCTCTCATCTACTTCCAGAAGGACGGG TTAAACGAGGAAATGTCCAAGATCGTCTCCAGGGTGCTGGACAACTACCCCGGAACCAACTCCAGCACAGAGCAGGCGTGGGACTTCATCCAGAGGAAC ATGGAGTGCTGTGGCTGGAGCTCTCATCTCGACTGGAACGGAAACATGGTGATCGTCAACAGCTCCCAGCTGCTGTTCCCCTGCTCCTGCCAGAACATCTCGCTCGCAGCAGGAAACTTCTCCGACAGCGGATTCTGTGAGGCTCAGACGCCCGACTGGCCCGTATACGACGTG GGCTGTTCTGCCAGTGTGGAGAGCTGGCTCCTCACCAACATCGGCGTAGTGCTGGGTATCTGCCTGGGGGTGGCGCTCATCGAG ctgCTGGGGATGATCTTGTCCATGTGCCTGTGCAGGAGCGTTCACAAGGAGGATTACACCAAAGTGCCAAAGTACTGA
- the ccnb2 gene encoding G2/mitotic-specific cyclin-B2, which yields MSSVELRAALSAADNPLKMGKPAAAGPRRRGALGEITNFPGENVATKRVGAARASSKPSCGLKAKPAVRTVPPAVQVPAAAHPVPSVPEEPADVSMKEEQELCRAFSEQLLSVQDVDEQDADQPQLCSEYVKDIYKYLHVLEVEQAVRANYMQGYEITERMRALLIDWLVQVHSRFQLLQETLYLTVAILDRFLQVQPVSRRKLQLVGVTSMLVACKYEEMYAPEVGDFAYITDNAFTKSQILEMEQLVLRRLNFELGRPLPLHFLRRASKVAKADVEGHTLAKYLMELTLLDYDMVHYRPSEVAAASLCLSQLLLEGLSWSPSQQHYSTYDEAHLKPVMQHIAKNVVTVNEGKTKFQAVKTKYSSSKLMKISLIPQLKSSTIKNMAASLLSP from the exons ATGTCGTCAGTGGAGCTCCGCGCTGCG CTGTCCGCCGCAGACAACCCGCTGAAGATGGGTAAACCCGCGGCGGCGGGGCCCCGGAGGAGAGGGGCCCTCGGAGAGATCACCAACTTCCCCGGAGAAAACGTCGCCACGAAG AGGGTCGGAGCAGCCAGAGCATCATCCAAACCCTCTTGTGGCCTGAAAGCCAAACCCGCGGTCCGGACGGTTCCTCCAGCGGTtcaggtcccagcagctgcacATCCTGTCCCCTCAGTTCCAGAGGAGCCGGCCGACGTGTCCatgaaggaggagcaggaactCTGCCGAGCTTTCTCCGAGCAGCTGCTCAGCGTGCAGGACGTGGACGAGCAGGACGCGGACCAGCCGCAGCTCTGCTCAGAGTACGTCAAAGATATCTATAAATATCTGCACGTCCTGGAG GTGGAGCAGGCTGTCCGAGCGAACTACATGCAGGGTTATGAAATCACTGAACGCATGCGAGCTCTTCTCATCGACTGGCTGGTCCAGGTTCACTCCAggttccagctgctgcaggagactCTGTATCTCACTGTCGCCATCCTGGATCGTTTCCTGCAG GTCCAGCCGGTCTCTCGTAGGAAGCTGCAGCTTGTTGGCGTGACCTCCATGCTGGTGGCCTGTAAATACGAGGAGATGTACGCTCCGGAGGTCGGCGACTTTGCGTACATCACAGATAACGCTTTTACAAAGTCTCAGATTCTGGAGATGGAGCAGCTGGTTCTGAGGCGCCTCAACTTTGAGCTGGGACGTCCTCTCCCGCTGCACTTCCTCAGACGGGCGTCAAAGGTGGCGAAG GCCGATGTGGAGGGACACACTCTGGCCAAGTATCTGATGGAGCTCACCCTCCTTGACTACGACATGGTCCACTATCGTCCCTCTGAGGTCGCTGCTGCgtccctgtgtctgtctcagCTGCTGCTCGAGGGGCTGTCGTGG TCTCCATCACAGCAGCACTACTCCACTTACGACGAGGCCCACCTCAAGCCTGTCATGCAGCACATCGCCAAAAACGTAGTGACTGTAAACGAAGGCAAAACTAAATTCCAG GCCGTGAAGACCAAGTACTCGAGCAGCAAACTGATGAAGATCAGCCTCATCCCTCAGCTGAAGTCATCGACCATCAAGAACATGGCGGCTTCTCTGCTCAGCCCCTGA